Genomic window (Equus asinus isolate D_3611 breed Donkey chromosome 13, EquAss-T2T_v2, whole genome shotgun sequence):
AGCTTCTCTAggctaaaatatatatataaaatatatatatatatatataaagaaaagaaaggtaaatGCATGGCCAGAAGATAAGCTTAAAtctcctactttcttttttttggggggagagggggaagtgtgatggagaacaaagaaaaaaaaacaaatgaaaaacaagtgCACAAAGGATGCTGTTCTAGGATTCTCCTAAATAATGGAGAATAggcattttaaaatcaagatacaaaaaataatacttttggaGTTTCAAAGTCAGAGGTGGCCTGCAACAGCTTTCTGTCAGAAAATGAGGCACTGCTCCCTGGTGAAGCAAAGGCTCCTTCTTTTAAATCTCTACCCAGCTCTTACTCAGAAGATCATAAACAGCAAGATAAACCATGTGAACATGACGGGAGAGCAAAGCTCTCCAACATAATATAAGGTTGAAAATGGTCATAAAATACTGCAAATTACAAGTGTTACGTGAACATTAATGCATGTCATTGACAAATATATATGCCCATAGGAAATAAATACTGAAATTCTCTTTAGGTCTATAAATACTGAAATCCTCTTTAGGTCTATTTACAGATGTCCCAGGTCTGACTGGTCTTCCAGGCAGAAACCTACATTGGCAGAAGACTATGTAAATTATAAAAGTTCCATggtaaactataaaaaataaggaatttgGATTTAGGCCTTCTGCCATATGCAGTAGAAGTAGCTTAGCCTACAAGGGAACTTTTCTATTTCTAATGTTAACATACAAAGAAAATATCCATCACTGGCTTCTTAAGAAACCAGAGAGAGGCAGGTTTCTGGACAGAGATTTAAGGCAAATCAAACAGGTCCACAACTAAACATCCTATTAGGGCTCACTTTCCAGGTGTGGCTTTGCTTTGTGATAGAGGAATCTTAGTAACAACTCTAGCCAGGGTCTCCACGCCGCCAGTGGACTGAGGACACCTTTGTGTATCAGCCATTATATACACACCATCGACGCATACATTGGAATGCTTGACATTTAAGGAGTCCCGCAGTGAATCATTTATCTCCTCTAAAAATACAAACAGGTTTTCAAAGACTGCATACAATTCTGGGCACATGAATGAGATTCACAGATTTCTCAAGGATAAGAGAGAAGATCTCTACTCCTTCTACTGTGGACTTTCTTTCCAAGACTGAAAActgactcctcctcctccagctcctgacaTACCTGAAATCTCCCCTGCAACATGAGAGGCACTTTTATTGGGTGTAGTATCTATTAAAACTTTAAACCCAGGGTAGAATTTGCTGAACAAAGTAATAACACTAGCCTAACAGGCATTACCTTAAGgataaggatttttttcctttaatataaaaGTATAACTACAGTGGTCCAAtgtacaaatacaaaaaaaagttctcatactaaaaaaaaagtaccatAATACTGTACATACAAAAACTGTTCAACAAgaatgatttaaatatatttcttcttttccagatctGGAAGACACAAATGTAAAGTTCTGCAACTGTAGTATTGCCGGAACACGTGCCCAGGAACACTGTGTTTCCCATTCTCTTCCCTTGTCCCAGCCCCGCCTTCAGAGTCCCCTGAGCTTGGATCGTGAGCCAACAGCATCCCTGAAGATAACCAGAGCCAAATGTTTACTCAATGGAAGTCATTATTCAGTGAGTCGCTGCTTACCATAAACTATGAAAAGCACAAGTTTTAAGTCCAGCCAAGATTAAATCCAGACGGAGGTCTTCCCATCCCCTGATTTGCTACTAGCACTGCTTTTGTTGGACCCAGCTTTGGACCCCACTTTGGCTTTTTTCCCCCGGGGACCATGGGGGTTGTTTTGGTGACTATAGGCCTGGATTGCTAGATCCAAGCGTTCCTGAGCCATCCTGATCTCCCGTTGCAGAGTCTCCAGGTCAGCTGGGAGGTTCTCCTCATGGCTGCCGTACTGTTGTTCCTGGGCAATGTTGGCTTTGTTTTGCTTGTAGGCAATCTTAGCATTGGACAGTTCGGTGTACTGGATTTGATCTGGTTTGACGGCAATGTTATAGCCAGGGGGAGCAGATGGTGTATTCCAAGTGAAAGGATAATTATAAGCACCCGGATCTTCTAGTTCCCTCCTTTTACTGTTTAGTGAGTCCCGAATTGTCCCAAACCCTAAATGAAGCATCTCCCAAATGTTAAGCAATAGGCAAAGGCCTGTAACACCATACATTatcagaaggaagatggtcttTTCAGTGGGTCTAGAAATAAAGCAGTCTATCTTGTGAGGGCATGGAATTCTGCTGCAAACATAAAATGGATGGACTTGGAAGCCATACAGAAAATACTGCCCTATCAGAAAACCCACCTCAAACACAGTCCTTGCCAGCAACTGCAGGACATAGATTTTCATGAGCCCATCCTCTCGAATCCGCCGTCGACCATCATGCTTGGGTTTAGGTTGGttctgctctttattttctttttcgcTTTCTAATTCCATTTCTGGATACATCATGGGATCCTCTTCATggtcttcttctgtttcttccagaGCCCTGTGCTGTTTCCAACGCATTGCATAGAGTTTGCTCCGAGCCGCCTTCTTGTCTGCTTCaccatgctccattttggcaaTCTTATGAATGGCATAGCCCAGGTACATCACTGAGGGGGTTGCCACCAGTATGATCTGGAACACCCAGAAGCGTACATGGGAGAGGGGTGCAAAGGCATCATAGCAGACATTCTCACAACCTGGCTGCTCTGTGTTGCACACGAATTTGCTTTGCTCGTCGTAATAGATGGACTCTCCTCCTACGGCTGTAAGGACAATCCGGAAGACAATCAATACTGTGAACCAGATCTTCCCCACAAATGTGGAATGGTTGTGGATCTCCTCTAGCAGGCGAGTCAGGAAGCTCCAACTCATGGTGATTGAATTGGTTTGCCCtgataaagacagaaaaataccaaaggaaaatcaacaaatattaaaatcttaaattttttttaaagattttatttttccttttcctccccaaagctccccggtacatagttgtatatttttagttgtgggtccttctagttgtggcatgtgggatgccgcctcagcatggcctgatgagcagtgccatgtccacacctaggatccgaattggtgaaaccctggggctgctgaagcagagcacgcgaacttaaccactcagccacagggctggccccacaatttaattttttattgataatATCACTAGGAACTACTTCTCTGCATACTTGAAATCTAACTTCAAGGCTCACACTAGAATGATTATTAGAATAAATAGCATCTCACTCTTAGGTAGGACAATTCACCTCAGTCTATGAGCACTTGTTTGGGTCTACCAGGGTCCTAGGAAGTCCAGTTTGTCTTCAAGTCTCCCTAgtttaaaaggtaaattttatataCACTTTTTATACTATGTATAAACTTTATACATACTACTATTTCATTTCTTCCCTAGTTTAAAAGGTAAAATTGTAGCTATCCCTTGAGATGTATTTCTCAGACAAAATACTGGATTCTTTACATATACTGTTATTTCATAAGACCTTCAGAACTTTGTGAGATGTAGATAAGACAATAGCACAGAGGTGTAGCTACTCAGTCAGGTCACAGTAAGACTACCACTGAGAACATAATGGGGACGCTTGGGCTAGACTGCACTGTGAAGAGGTACCTTATTAGGAAACTTAAATTTTGGACCTGGTGACAAAGTATGAAAAAGAATTAAGGAGACAATATAGCTGCAAACAACCGAGAGCGATGAAGAactaaaacaaaagacagaaaagaactaGGAAGCCACTCCCTAGCTAGGCTGCACAGCATAGCAGATTCTAGGATTCTGTataatatttctgtattttgcttACGGTAGAtgttaaaaaatgtttgcaattGAATTATGAGCACATTAAATCCAACTAAATCCAACCAACAGGCAAATCCATTTAAAACAGcattttgaaggatagttttattttgagattcttagATCTATGCCCAGATTCTGATAAACATCAGCTAAGTGAGACAATGTATGTAAAACCTCTAATACATCCCTGACACAAAGTATATCtagctttcctccttctctctcccagtttACTTATATAGATTATAGGTGGTTATC
Coding sequences:
- the GJC1 gene encoding gap junction gamma-1 protein — translated: MSWSFLTRLLEEIHNHSTFVGKIWFTVLIVFRIVLTAVGGESIYYDEQSKFVCNTEQPGCENVCYDAFAPLSHVRFWVFQIILVATPSVMYLGYAIHKIAKMEHGEADKKAARSKLYAMRWKQHRALEETEEDHEEDPMMYPEMELESEKENKEQNQPKPKHDGRRRIREDGLMKIYVLQLLARTVFEVGFLIGQYFLYGFQVHPFYVCSRIPCPHKIDCFISRPTEKTIFLLIMYGVTGLCLLLNIWEMLHLGFGTIRDSLNSKRRELEDPGAYNYPFTWNTPSAPPGYNIAVKPDQIQYTELSNAKIAYKQNKANIAQEQQYGSHEENLPADLETLQREIRMAQERLDLAIQAYSHQNNPHGPRGKKAKVGSKAGSNKSSASSKSGDGKTSVWI